The Leptospira sp. WS39.C2 genome window below encodes:
- a CDS encoding TetR/AcrR family transcriptional regulator, which yields MKKNTYHHGDLKNSIIKSCHKLLQKKGVTDFSLREVATLSGVSHAAVYRHFQHKDEVLEILSSIGFDRLKSLQKKVSKDSKNPDEYFVKLGLVYIQFALKNPNYYKLMFQTKREKESNQLKQSKLRSYAVLVHGCRFYLKTKKRKENHRSFALMAWSLVHGFSNLSLETNFPETEGKRMDQSQIQLAETILRYSI from the coding sequence CTATTATCAAATCTTGTCACAAATTACTCCAAAAAAAAGGTGTTACCGATTTTTCACTACGAGAGGTTGCTACTTTGTCAGGAGTCTCTCATGCCGCTGTTTATAGGCATTTCCAACATAAAGATGAGGTCCTAGAAATTTTATCATCGATTGGATTTGATCGATTAAAGTCCTTACAAAAAAAAGTATCAAAAGACTCAAAAAATCCAGACGAATATTTTGTAAAATTGGGACTTGTGTACATTCAATTTGCACTTAAAAATCCAAATTATTATAAACTGATGTTCCAAACCAAACGGGAAAAAGAATCTAACCAATTAAAACAATCCAAATTAAGGTCTTATGCAGTTCTCGTACACGGATGTCGTTTTTACCTAAAAACAAAAAAACGTAAAGAAAACCACCGTAGTTTTGCTCTTATGGCCTGGTCACTTGTTCATGGATTCAGCAACTTAAGTCTTGAAACTAATTTTCCAGAAACAGAAGGAAAACGTATGGACCAAAGTCAAATCCAATTGGCAGAAACTATTTTACGGTATTCAATTTAG
- a CDS encoding helix-turn-helix domain-containing protein, with protein sequence MKTNRKGIWIPVWIENLNLSHSQTKLFAEIVSLHDNGGCFASNRYFSEILGLKADTISRIITSLKKLGILEQTGFDGRRRFLKPILKIQSDTLEIFPMQNPEMNVPKNLGGTEKKSKPALESPTGPSSTVQIKKNLHTLNPFEEFKKWTEISLSTSTHSKISNLTSPDLMEDSLQKIWKQWCNKTFPINRQFQVVSV encoded by the coding sequence ATGAAAACAAATCGAAAAGGAATTTGGATCCCTGTTTGGATTGAAAATTTAAACCTTTCCCATAGTCAGACAAAACTTTTTGCCGAAATCGTATCGTTACACGACAACGGAGGTTGTTTTGCATCAAATCGATATTTCAGTGAAATACTTGGACTCAAAGCAGATACAATTTCAAGAATCATCACTTCGCTGAAAAAATTGGGAATCCTAGAACAAACTGGTTTTGATGGAAGAAGGCGATTTTTAAAACCAATTCTAAAAATACAGTCAGACACATTGGAAATTTTTCCAATGCAGAACCCAGAAATGAATGTCCCCAAAAACCTAGGCGGAACCGAAAAAAAATCCAAACCAGCATTGGAATCTCCAACCGGTCCTAGTAGTACAGTACAAATAAAGAAAAATCTACATACATTAAACCCATTTGAAGAATTCAAAAAATGGACTGAAATTAGTTTATCAACCTCCACCCATTCTAAAATTTCCAACCTAACTTCACCTGACCTTATGGAAGACAGTTTACAAAAAATTTGGAAACAATGGTGTAATAAAACATTTCCAATCAACAGACAATTTCAAGTGGTTAGTGTATGA
- a CDS encoding ParB/RepB/Spo0J family partition protein — protein MKHKTSYNPADILSKAANRTSTINPFLSSENTNNHQTIDIPMDQIITENNPRKTFNELSIRELADSISQYGLLQPIVVRKKAGKYELINGERRFRAHKLLKSKTIPAIVKNVEQIDVTKLPEIKLVENLQREDLSEADLALSLQELKNRHKETNEQLAKRINKSGQWVKTKITHAEILKETNQNNNVDKSHPIYQIPTSLFTEIAPLDVSNRKKAIDYLLKGLEKRGDFPSRNDLREYVRPLKPTKQVKSKPKLNHLELKDLKSKLAKIKEKISQLQNEKIQLEETIRKFKK, from the coding sequence ATGAAACACAAAACAAGTTATAACCCGGCAGATATTCTATCCAAAGCCGCAAATCGTACATCGACTATCAATCCTTTCCTTAGTTCTGAAAATACAAATAACCACCAAACTATAGACATTCCAATGGACCAAATCATAACAGAAAACAATCCAAGGAAAACTTTTAACGAATTGAGCATTCGAGAACTGGCGGACTCTATTTCGCAATATGGTCTTTTGCAACCAATTGTAGTTAGAAAAAAAGCCGGTAAGTACGAACTCATCAATGGAGAGAGACGTTTTCGTGCACATAAACTTCTGAAATCAAAAACAATTCCAGCCATTGTAAAAAATGTCGAACAAATTGATGTTACAAAATTACCAGAAATCAAATTGGTTGAAAACCTTCAGAGGGAAGATCTTTCTGAAGCTGACCTCGCTTTATCTCTCCAGGAATTAAAAAATCGGCACAAAGAAACAAACGAACAGTTAGCGAAACGAATCAACAAATCAGGCCAATGGGTAAAAACTAAAATTACACATGCAGAAATCTTAAAAGAAACAAACCAAAACAATAATGTAGATAAATCCCATCCGATTTACCAAATCCCAACTAGCCTATTTACTGAAATTGCTCCTTTAGATGTTTCAAATAGAAAAAAGGCGATCGATTATTTATTAAAAGGATTAGAAAAAAGAGGAGATTTTCCATCTCGAAACGATCTTAGAGAGTATGTCCGTCCTTTAAAACCAACAAAACAAGTTAAATCAAAACCTAAACTCAATCACCTCGAATTAAAAGACCTAAAATCAAAATTGGCTAAAATAAAAGAAAAAATATCCCAATTACAAAACGAAAAAATTCAATTGGAAGAAACCATTCGAAAGTTTAAAAAATAA
- a CDS encoding ParA family protein gives MKIITVANIKGGTSKSTTAIHLALALSKKGSTLAIDMDPQADLSDFFFPEEPVEFFDTGNTLSVLNAETTLSESVKRSNNVDVLPSIIELSDLSYLASKDFSIIPRLKNVLSKTKYDYVVIDTPGSGSSENITSYLPASVILVPVTPSKWAVRTVAQVLKKVNEAERFDEQSKKKSVMILPSQWGTSQKQMDLLDKLKNIKSLKILEPIPKNESIRDRTETGKPLQEGSAPWKTFENLAEILK, from the coding sequence ATGAAAATCATTACGGTTGCCAATATCAAAGGTGGAACATCAAAATCCACCACAGCAATTCATCTTGCTCTAGCTTTATCCAAAAAAGGATCAACACTTGCGATCGATATGGATCCACAAGCTGACCTTTCGGACTTCTTTTTCCCCGAGGAACCAGTTGAATTTTTCGATACAGGCAACACTTTGTCTGTATTAAATGCAGAAACTACGTTAAGTGAATCGGTAAAAAGATCTAATAATGTGGATGTACTCCCTTCAATCATTGAGTTATCCGATTTGAGTTATCTGGCCTCAAAGGACTTTTCAATCATTCCACGATTAAAAAACGTACTGTCAAAAACCAAGTATGACTATGTTGTTATCGATACCCCAGGCTCAGGATCCTCAGAAAACATTACCTCTTATTTACCAGCATCAGTGATTTTAGTGCCAGTCACTCCATCAAAATGGGCAGTCCGTACAGTGGCCCAAGTATTAAAAAAGGTAAATGAAGCAGAAAGATTCGACGAACAGAGCAAAAAAAAATCTGTAATGATTCTACCCTCTCAATGGGGAACTTCCCAAAAACAAATGGACTTACTCGACAAACTTAAAAACATAAAATCCTTAAAAATTTTAGAACCAATCCCAAAAAATGAAAGTATTCGGGACCGTACAGAGACTGGGAAACCTCTTCAAGAAGGAAGTGCTCCTTGGAAAACTTTTGAAAATTTAGCGGAGATTTTGAAATAA
- a CDS encoding helix-turn-helix domain-containing protein: protein MKVKERTGVWVPQWIYELDLNPNQIRLYAEIVSLDSKDGCYASNEYLAKVLRLKQDTVSRLVSQLKQKGLLVQTKFDGRRRFLKPILPIVKSEATYMDPNQKAKNVTEESGGFGSKSKAGLYEKATPYPIYQKQNNIQFKANKSDEIENWKTFLSWSSGKLSESTRISMLALEGPEELSGLQRRYWEQWLVTPGS from the coding sequence ATGAAGGTTAAAGAAAGAACGGGAGTTTGGGTTCCACAATGGATATATGAATTGGACTTGAATCCAAACCAAATTCGGTTGTATGCAGAAATTGTATCCTTAGATTCTAAAGATGGGTGTTATGCATCCAATGAATATTTAGCAAAGGTCTTGCGATTAAAACAAGATACTGTATCGCGATTGGTCTCACAATTAAAACAGAAAGGGCTCCTTGTCCAAACTAAGTTTGATGGAAGGAGACGTTTTTTGAAACCAATTTTACCAATTGTAAAATCTGAAGCCACGTACATGGATCCGAATCAAAAAGCGAAAAATGTTACGGAAGAGAGTGGGGGGTTTGGAAGTAAATCCAAAGCAGGATTGTATGAGAAGGCGACTCCTTATCCTATATACCAAAAACAGAATAATATACAATTTAAAGCAAACAAATCGGATGAGATAGAAAATTGGAAAACATTTTTGAGTTGGTCATCTGGTAAATTGTCTGAATCGACAAGAATATCAATGCTTGCGTTAGAGGGACCAGAAGAACTTTCGGGGTTACAGCGAAGGTATTGGGAACAATGGCTCGTAACCCCTGGTTCTTAA
- a CDS encoding YheT family hydrolase, with protein sequence MSLFKPIPFFSGPMVQSFLASFKSNSDKLYGKNHNGIWKSIKTKEGVTLLAKVHEVTNPKGIVILVHGWEGSINSSYIIRTTKHFLAKDFSVYRLNLRDHGDTHHLNEGIFNGSLLAETYDGVLDLSKSNKTKLPIYLAGFSLGGNFVLRMASRHSSAKADNKIPGLKHCFAFSPALDPKRATIKMDEHPFLRKYFLKSWKSSLVKKGELFPHLYSFHDLDRYQTVMDLTDKMVKEFSKFGSVDEYFNSYTLNDLFFKSIQVPTTILTSMDDPVIPWKEFTEIPSSAFLEVVIESKGGHCGFIEDWKRSSYYWRIMEKKMG encoded by the coding sequence ATGAGTTTGTTTAAACCTATTCCTTTCTTTTCGGGCCCGATGGTGCAATCATTTCTGGCTTCCTTCAAGTCGAATTCAGACAAATTGTATGGGAAAAATCACAATGGTATTTGGAAGTCTATCAAAACAAAAGAAGGAGTTACCTTACTTGCAAAGGTTCATGAGGTAACGAATCCAAAAGGGATTGTGATCTTGGTCCATGGGTGGGAAGGGAGTATCAATTCTAGTTATATCATCCGTACCACCAAACATTTTTTAGCAAAAGATTTTTCAGTCTATCGTTTGAATTTAAGAGACCATGGAGACACTCACCATTTAAATGAAGGGATATTTAATGGGAGTTTACTTGCGGAAACTTATGATGGTGTTCTTGATTTATCAAAATCAAATAAAACGAAATTACCAATATACTTAGCTGGATTTTCACTCGGTGGAAACTTTGTATTACGGATGGCGAGTCGACATTCATCTGCAAAAGCAGATAATAAAATTCCAGGATTAAAACATTGTTTTGCTTTTAGTCCCGCTTTGGATCCAAAACGAGCTACCATTAAAATGGATGAACATCCTTTTCTACGGAAATATTTTTTGAAGTCTTGGAAATCTTCCTTAGTAAAAAAAGGAGAATTGTTTCCTCATTTGTACTCTTTCCATGATTTGGATCGATACCAAACGGTGATGGATTTAACGGATAAAATGGTAAAAGAATTTTCTAAGTTTGGTTCTGTTGATGAATATTTTAATTCTTATACATTGAATGATTTGTTTTTCAAATCGATACAAGTTCCAACTACGATTCTAACATCGATGGATGATCCAGTGATCCCATGGAAAGAATTCACTGAAATTCCAAGTTCTGCTTTTCTTGAAGTAGTGATTGAATCAAAAGGTGGACATTGTGGTTTTATCGAAGATTGGAAACGGTCCTCTTATTACTGGAGGATTATGGAAAAGAAGATGGGTTGA
- the mdoH gene encoding glucans biosynthesis glucosyltransferase MdoH, whose product MIYLHRSLFFFVFMIPIVIGLTTFSEIISFGGIELTEYYQFITLLFLLPMLSYGATTSLFGFILSFFKKGDPFLRAKKIPTAELNFAKLESVPVALVMPVYEENEVSIFARIKVIYESLEKFHSLPKLDFFILSDTRTPEKWIKEESAYLQLCESTKNFTKFHYRRRKSNLNGKSGNIADFCRRWGNQYEYMIILDADSLMSGDTIIQLIALMQINPNAGIIQTNSKLFRSTTLFQKITEFSSYLFSSFFLKGASFWQINSNSYWGHNAILRIKPFMEYCALPHLPEYGGLGGKILSHDTVEASLMRKAGYDVLCAYELEGSYEENPPNIIDVLKRDQRWCQGNLQHFWFLFGKKIPFINRIHILSGILSYLNSPIWFCYILLSLWNYLEDSKFLNYSMLPEEFEYFKAQIYDPLYLKLLYLSLILLFLPRVLSYISLPIKQIFSKFPAFFLETFFSILIAPIYMIYHSIFVVSILLNKKISWGPQNRDAETSYPISYILSSFFGITILGIVSAYISYTYSLMLFFLTLPIWIGWALSIPLVIFTGKEQKKLNRFFDLSYWNPNTELFHQLKENLKLNHNINIEGKEIFYALVHPKFHQKHKQLQGNKSYISKLSKSNTIDFERLLKKGPEYLDRKKLLNILSNRELLDLFYTQFWSSEKSNWGPYWKQIWKEINPSSFP is encoded by the coding sequence ATGATATATTTACACCGAAGTTTATTTTTTTTCGTTTTTATGATTCCGATCGTGATTGGTCTGACAACGTTTTCTGAAATTATCTCTTTTGGAGGTATCGAACTCACTGAATATTACCAATTCATAACCTTACTTTTTCTGCTACCGATGTTATCTTATGGAGCTACAACCTCATTATTTGGGTTTATCTTATCCTTTTTCAAAAAAGGTGACCCGTTTTTAAGAGCAAAAAAAATTCCAACAGCAGAACTTAATTTTGCAAAGCTCGAATCTGTGCCTGTCGCACTTGTAATGCCTGTCTACGAAGAAAACGAAGTTTCGATTTTTGCAAGGATCAAAGTCATCTATGAATCTTTAGAAAAATTTCATAGTTTACCCAAACTAGATTTTTTTATATTAAGTGACACTCGAACACCTGAAAAATGGATCAAAGAGGAATCCGCCTATCTTCAATTATGTGAATCTACGAAAAATTTTACAAAATTCCACTACCGCAGGCGAAAAAGTAATCTCAATGGAAAAAGTGGGAACATTGCAGATTTTTGCAGGAGATGGGGAAATCAATATGAATACATGATCATATTGGATGCGGATAGTTTAATGAGTGGAGATACTATCATACAACTTATCGCATTAATGCAAATTAATCCAAATGCAGGAATCATCCAAACTAATTCAAAATTATTTCGTTCTACTACTCTATTCCAAAAAATAACTGAGTTTTCCTCCTATTTATTTAGTTCTTTTTTCCTAAAAGGTGCAAGTTTTTGGCAGATCAATTCCAATAGTTATTGGGGTCACAACGCAATCCTTCGAATCAAACCTTTTATGGAATATTGTGCACTCCCCCACTTACCAGAATACGGTGGGTTAGGTGGCAAAATCCTAAGCCATGATACGGTGGAAGCAAGTCTCATGCGAAAAGCTGGTTATGATGTTTTGTGTGCTTATGAATTAGAAGGTAGTTACGAAGAAAATCCCCCAAATATCATCGACGTCTTAAAACGAGACCAAAGATGGTGCCAAGGGAACCTCCAACACTTTTGGTTTTTATTCGGTAAAAAAATACCATTTATTAATAGAATCCATATCTTGAGTGGAATTTTATCTTACCTAAATTCGCCAATTTGGTTTTGTTATATTCTTTTAAGTTTGTGGAACTACTTAGAAGATAGTAAATTCCTAAATTACTCTATGTTACCTGAGGAATTTGAATACTTCAAAGCTCAGATTTATGACCCGTTATATTTAAAACTTTTGTATTTATCATTAATACTTTTATTTTTGCCAAGAGTTTTGAGTTATATTTCTTTACCTATCAAACAGATTTTCAGCAAGTTCCCTGCGTTTTTCTTGGAAACTTTTTTTTCAATTCTTATCGCACCAATTTATATGATATACCATAGTATATTTGTAGTTTCCATTTTATTAAATAAAAAGATTTCCTGGGGACCTCAAAACAGGGATGCGGAAACCAGTTATCCCATTTCCTACATTTTGTCTTCATTCTTTGGAATCACAATCCTCGGAATTGTTTCTGCTTATATAAGTTATACATATTCACTAATGTTATTCTTTTTGACTTTGCCCATCTGGATTGGTTGGGCTTTATCCATTCCCCTTGTCATTTTCACAGGAAAAGAACAAAAAAAACTAAACCGATTCTTTGATCTCTCGTATTGGAATCCAAATACAGAACTGTTCCACCAATTAAAGGAAAATCTAAAATTGAATCATAACATAAATATTGAAGGAAAAGAAATATTTTATGCTCTTGTCCATCCTAAGTTTCACCAAAAACACAAACAACTCCAAGGAAATAAATCTTATATTTCGAAACTATCCAAATCCAATACTATAGATTTTGAACGATTGCTGAAAAAAGGCCCAGAATATTTGGATCGAAAAAAACTTCTCAACATACTATCCAACCGAGAATTGTTAGATTTATTTTATACTCAATTTTGGAGTTCCGAAAAATCGAATTGGGGGCCATATTGGAAACAAATTTGGAAAGAAATCAACCCATCTTCTTTTCCATAA
- a CDS encoding glucan biosynthesis protein produces the protein MKKLNIYFAIIAIVLCVLVIIRRNDLSFNKLVSLFAISPKSEIFDFNTLDHLVKQKLNTKFTATPEYKIPGLDGISFEDYRQIEYKPDVAIWKNLALPYQLHFFHPGHIYSNGIKIYEIIEEKPVEIPYDSSRFNFGNLPLTDDFFELSKKLQYTGFRVHYPINHKEALEEFLVFQGSSYFRALSKNQVYGLSGRGLAINTGPDNKEEFPIFESFYIKRPEKNDKAITIYAIMNSVSVVGAYEFYILPGEVTTIDIRAKIYLRKKIKRLGFSPITSMFLYGESNIPILGNIHPEIHDSDGLLTYLGENNWEWRPLINPKKTQLTKIPLNHPVGFGLIQRDRKFKSYQDEKLKYHLRPSLWVEPKGDWGKGNLYLLEFTTNLDSDDNVTIFWEPVIPPNLNEGYEIQYKLSYTEKSPGNHTLGKSSSYYKGIDPLFPKEKMLTLYFTGENLKSLDPKTLLTANIRNSLIPPESIRYKIEKIPELDQWRLQIWHSSSIEISEWEVYLEHNQEKITETWIYRDGISK, from the coding sequence ATGAAAAAATTAAACATATACTTTGCAATCATTGCCATTGTATTATGTGTTTTGGTTATCATTAGAAGAAACGATCTTAGTTTCAACAAACTTGTTTCATTATTTGCCATTTCACCAAAATCCGAAATTTTTGATTTTAATACCCTAGACCATTTGGTAAAACAAAAATTAAACACAAAGTTTACCGCCACTCCCGAATATAAAATCCCAGGACTAGATGGGATTAGTTTTGAAGACTATAGACAAATCGAATACAAACCAGATGTTGCTATCTGGAAAAATCTTGCCCTACCCTATCAACTTCATTTTTTCCATCCAGGTCATATCTATAGCAACGGGATCAAAATTTACGAAATAATAGAAGAAAAACCAGTAGAAATTCCCTATGATTCTTCACGATTCAATTTTGGTAACTTACCTTTAACTGATGATTTTTTTGAATTAAGTAAAAAACTCCAATACACTGGGTTCAGAGTACATTATCCAATCAATCATAAAGAAGCCTTAGAAGAATTTTTGGTTTTCCAAGGTTCTTCTTATTTTCGTGCATTGTCAAAAAACCAAGTTTACGGACTTTCAGGAAGGGGACTTGCGATCAATACTGGACCAGATAACAAAGAAGAATTCCCAATCTTTGAAAGTTTTTACATCAAACGACCAGAAAAAAATGACAAAGCGATCACCATTTACGCAATTATGAATAGTGTCTCTGTGGTAGGAGCTTATGAATTTTATATTTTACCAGGAGAAGTGACGACCATTGACATACGTGCGAAAATTTACTTAAGAAAAAAAATCAAACGCCTCGGATTCTCTCCTATTACATCAATGTTCCTCTATGGTGAATCTAATATTCCAATTTTAGGAAACATACATCCCGAAATCCATGACTCCGATGGACTTCTCACATATTTAGGTGAAAACAATTGGGAATGGAGACCCTTAATCAATCCGAAAAAAACACAACTCACAAAAATCCCTTTAAATCATCCAGTTGGTTTTGGCCTCATACAACGAGACCGAAAATTCAAAAGTTACCAAGATGAAAAGCTAAAATACCACCTAAGACCCAGTTTGTGGGTGGAACCTAAAGGAGATTGGGGCAAAGGAAATTTATACTTACTTGAATTTACAACTAATTTGGATTCCGATGATAACGTTACAATATTCTGGGAACCCGTGATTCCACCGAATCTAAATGAAGGATACGAAATCCAATACAAACTTAGTTATACAGAAAAATCTCCAGGCAACCATACACTTGGAAAATCATCTTCTTATTACAAAGGAATTGATCCATTATTTCCAAAAGAAAAAATGTTAACCTTGTATTTTACTGGTGAGAATTTGAAATCTTTGGATCCGAAAACTCTACTAACAGCCAATATAAGAAATAGTTTAATTCCACCCGAATCCATTCGATACAAAATCGAAAAGATACCTGAATTGGATCAGTGGAGATTACAAATTTGGCATTCTTCCAGTATAGAAATTTCAGAATGGGAAGTGTATCTAGAACATAACCAAGAAAAAATTACAGAAACATGGATTTATCGAGATGGAATTTCAAAATAA